One genomic window of Candidatus Hydrogenedentota bacterium includes the following:
- a CDS encoding NnrS family protein: MTTARNDQPRKPGKPAQNEVLLSRAGIDPNSEHARGHFRPFFLAGIGVVLTLGAVWGAWLLIQIAVSGSFTAVGIHQVNAHGHAQIFGWVGLFVMGFAYHMFPRFSGTRLAWPRLARATLGLMLAGILMRAGGEAFLDRWPALFGTALLGNLLEIAAIAIFGAVLVRTALQHGRPLVVWEAYAACALFWFLVQAVYTTIHFAGLALAPTEEALLARISFWQAPLRDFQIHGFALLMILGVSHFLFDKLYHLPRPSARRSLTVLALINVAVLAEAGGFVAMRAWGREWAALWFAGVLLLFAAVAALVWSWRLHRPVWRPDRSIKFIRAAYAWLMLSLLMAVLLPAYQFGLLRAFAPDSHAAQIGFSHAYYGAIRHAVTVGFISMMIVGVAAKFVPVFGGLDGRRLTALWAPFVLLNTGCAMRVTFQALTDFTPGAFPLAGLSGLLEVTALAIWGAHLARLMYPAAARVLAPKFPASLAGNT; encoded by the coding sequence ATGACCACGGCCCGAAATGACCAACCCCGGAAGCCCGGAAAACCCGCGCAAAACGAAGTCCTCCTCTCCCGCGCCGGCATCGACCCCAACTCCGAGCACGCGCGCGGCCATTTCCGGCCATTCTTCCTCGCCGGCATCGGCGTCGTCCTCACCCTCGGCGCCGTCTGGGGGGCCTGGCTCCTCATCCAGATCGCGGTTTCCGGTTCCTTTACCGCCGTGGGCATTCACCAGGTGAATGCCCACGGACACGCGCAGATCTTCGGCTGGGTCGGCCTCTTTGTGATGGGTTTCGCCTACCACATGTTCCCCCGCTTCTCCGGAACGCGCCTCGCCTGGCCCCGCCTCGCCCGCGCCACCCTGGGCCTCATGCTCGCCGGTATCCTGATGCGCGCCGGCGGCGAGGCCTTCCTCGATCGGTGGCCCGCGCTCTTTGGAACGGCCCTGCTCGGCAACCTGCTCGAAATCGCCGCCATCGCCATTTTCGGCGCCGTGCTCGTCCGCACCGCCCTGCAACACGGCCGCCCGCTCGTCGTGTGGGAGGCCTACGCCGCTTGCGCGCTCTTCTGGTTCCTCGTCCAGGCCGTCTACACCACCATCCACTTTGCCGGGCTCGCGCTCGCGCCCACCGAGGAGGCGCTCCTGGCGCGCATTTCGTTCTGGCAGGCCCCGCTTCGCGACTTCCAGATTCACGGCTTCGCGCTGCTGATGATCCTCGGCGTGAGCCACTTCCTCTTCGACAAGCTCTACCACCTGCCCCGCCCCTCCGCGCGCCGGAGCCTGACTGTGCTCGCGCTGATCAACGTCGCGGTGCTGGCCGAGGCCGGCGGCTTCGTGGCGATGCGCGCCTGGGGCCGGGAATGGGCCGCGCTCTGGTTCGCGGGCGTGCTGCTGCTCTTCGCCGCCGTCGCCGCGCTCGTCTGGTCGTGGCGCCTCCACCGCCCGGTCTGGCGCCCGGACCGCAGCATCAAGTTCATCCGCGCCGCCTACGCCTGGCTCATGCTCTCGCTGCTGATGGCGGTGCTCCTGCCGGCCTACCAGTTCGGCCTCCTCCGCGCCTTCGCGCCGGACAGCCACGCCGCGCAAATCGGGTTCTCCCACGCGTACTACGGCGCCATCCGCCACGCCGTGACGGTCGGCTTCATCAGCATGATGATCGTAGGCGTCGCGGCCAAGTTTGTGCCGGTCTTCGGCGGGCTCGACGGACGCCGACTCACCGCCCTCTGGGCCCCGTTTGTGCTCCTGAATACCGGCTGCGCGATGCGGGTGACCTTTCAGGCGCTGACCGACTTCACGCCCGGCGCCTTTCCCCTGGCGGGCCTGAGCGGCCTGCTGGAAGTGACCGCGCTGGCCATCTGGGGCGCGCACCTGGCCCGCCTGATGTACCCCGCCGCCGCCCGCGTGCTGGCCCCGAAATTTCCCGCTTCGC
- a CDS encoding Rrf2 family transcriptional regulator — MISRTALHTLRAVVALAERPGEFQGAAHIAEQIGAPQNYLGKLLQGLVQEGIVVSQKGMGGGFCLARKPTEITLYDVVNPVDHVARWEGCFMGRPACDANNPCAVHHEWAAVRNAYLKMLKGSTLADVVDHEVALTLP, encoded by the coding sequence ATGATTTCCAGGACAGCACTCCATACCCTCCGCGCCGTGGTCGCCCTGGCTGAGCGCCCCGGCGAGTTCCAGGGCGCCGCCCACATCGCCGAACAGATCGGCGCCCCCCAGAACTACCTCGGCAAGCTCCTACAGGGCCTCGTGCAGGAGGGGATAGTCGTCTCCCAGAAGGGCATGGGCGGCGGATTCTGCCTGGCGCGCAAGCCCACGGAAATCACCCTCTACGACGTGGTTAATCCGGTGGATCACGTCGCCCGTTGGGAGGGCTGCTTCATGGGGCGGCCCGCCTGCGACGCCAACAACCCCTGCGCGGTGCACCACGAATGGGCCGCCGTCCGAAACGCGTATCTGAAAATGCTCAAAGGCTCCACCCTGGCCGACGTCGTCGATCACGAGGTGGCGCTGACCCTGCCGTAA